In Janthinobacterium sp. J1-1, a single genomic region encodes these proteins:
- a CDS encoding Ku protein: MPRALWKGAISFGLVHIPVELISGSKDHELDLSMLDRRDFAPIGFKRYNKQTGKEVVWDDIIKGYEYKPDEYVVLSDEDLKRANVKATQTIDILTFVDAGDVPLTYYEHPYYLLPGKGGEKVYALLRETLRKSGKIGIANVVIRTRQHLCALVCIDKAIVLNTLRFADELREMDDLELPGSTLKAAGISDKELKMALSLVEGMSEEWQPEQYKDTYRDDVLALVRKKIKAKQTKTITAPEPEAEEQEKPDNVIDLVALLQQSLGKKAPVKAARKPAAKRKAA, encoded by the coding sequence ATGCCTAGAGCCTTGTGGAAGGGTGCGATCAGCTTCGGCCTCGTGCATATCCCCGTCGAGCTGATCTCGGGCAGCAAGGATCACGAACTCGACCTGTCCATGCTGGACCGGCGCGACTTTGCGCCCATCGGCTTCAAGCGTTACAACAAGCAGACGGGCAAGGAAGTGGTGTGGGACGACATCATCAAGGGTTATGAATACAAGCCCGACGAATACGTGGTGCTGTCCGACGAAGACCTGAAACGCGCCAACGTGAAGGCCACGCAAACCATCGACATATTGACTTTTGTCGATGCGGGCGACGTGCCGCTGACCTATTACGAGCATCCGTATTATTTGCTGCCCGGCAAGGGCGGCGAGAAAGTCTATGCCCTGCTGCGCGAAACCTTGCGCAAATCGGGCAAGATCGGTATCGCCAACGTGGTGATCCGCACGCGCCAGCACCTGTGCGCGCTGGTGTGCATCGACAAGGCCATCGTGCTCAATACCTTGCGCTTTGCCGATGAGCTCCGCGAAATGGACGATCTTGAGCTGCCCGGCAGCACCCTGAAGGCGGCCGGCATTTCCGACAAGGAACTCAAGATGGCGCTGTCACTGGTCGAAGGCATGAGCGAGGAATGGCAGCCCGAGCAATACAAGGACACCTACCGCGACGACGTGCTGGCGCTGGTCAGGAAAAAGATCAAGGCGAAACAGACCAAGACCATTACCGCGCCCGAGCCGGAGGCCGAGGAACAGGAAAAGCCCGACAATGTGATCGACCTGGTGGCGTTACTGCAGCAGAGTTTGGGGAAGAAGGCGCCGGTCAAGGCGGCGCGCAAACCGGCGGCGAAACGCAAGGCCGCGTGA
- a CDS encoding IS110 family transposase codes for MFNLGIDVAKAKLDCALRLPNGKHRNKVVENNHKGFAALSEWLLKHDAGNPRVCMEATGTYWEGVAEYLAGLGMVVSVINPAQMKAFGASRMVRTKTDKVDAQLIADFAHERQPQPWTAPSPAAQALRALVLRLEAVQAMRLQETNRLDVAREAVRQGIEDHIAWLDKEIKELIRAIKRHIDDDPDLRDKRELLDSIPGLGERTIPVLLSYYADTERFDNAKQAVAFAGLDPRQHESGSSVRGKPRMSKIGHSFLRKALYMPAMVTVYRTPWGQRFGQRLSAAGKAPKLIIGAMMRKLVHVAFGVLRSGKIFDPTLHNA; via the coding sequence ATGTTTAATTTAGGAATCGACGTTGCCAAGGCCAAGCTGGACTGCGCACTGCGCCTGCCCAATGGCAAGCACCGTAACAAGGTAGTAGAGAACAATCACAAAGGATTTGCTGCACTGAGCGAATGGCTGCTCAAGCATGATGCCGGCAACCCGAGAGTATGTATGGAAGCGACTGGCACTTACTGGGAAGGGGTTGCCGAATATCTGGCCGGACTTGGCATGGTGGTCAGTGTCATCAATCCGGCACAGATGAAGGCCTTTGGCGCCTCGCGCATGGTACGCACCAAGACCGACAAGGTCGACGCGCAGTTGATTGCCGACTTTGCCCATGAGCGCCAACCGCAGCCGTGGACAGCGCCGTCGCCCGCCGCGCAGGCACTGCGCGCCTTGGTGCTGCGCCTCGAAGCGGTGCAAGCGATGCGGTTGCAGGAAACGAATCGGCTCGACGTCGCGCGAGAAGCGGTACGCCAGGGTATCGAGGATCACATTGCCTGGCTCGACAAAGAAATCAAGGAACTCATTCGCGCCATCAAGCGCCATATCGACGATGATCCGGATTTACGCGATAAGCGCGAGCTGCTCGACAGCATCCCTGGTCTGGGTGAGCGCACGATACCAGTGTTGCTGTCGTACTATGCCGATACCGAGCGCTTCGACAACGCCAAGCAAGCCGTGGCGTTTGCGGGACTCGACCCGCGCCAGCACGAGTCAGGATCGAGCGTACGTGGCAAGCCACGCATGTCGAAGATTGGTCACAGTTTCCTGCGAAAGGCGCTGTACATGCCAGCCATGGTGACCGTATACAGGACACCATGGGGTCAGCGCTTTGGCCAGCGGCTCAGCGCTGCCGGCAAGGCACCGAAACTGATCATCGGCGCCATGATGCGCAAGCTGGTGCACGTGGCATTCGGCGTGCTCAGGTCGGGAAAAATATTTGATCCAACCTTGCACAACGCTTGA